One Spirochaetales bacterium DNA segment encodes these proteins:
- a CDS encoding ACT domain-containing protein — translation MRAIITVVGKDKVGIIARISGALASAGVNILDISQTILQEYFTMMMLVDLSGMKGNIAGLRVNLEQCAASMELSVTLQHEEVFKSMHRID, via the coding sequence ATGAGGGCTATTATTACTGTTGTCGGCAAGGATAAAGTCGGTATTATTGCGCGGATAAGCGGCGCCCTTGCCTCTGCCGGGGTCAATATTCTTGACATCAGCCAGACGATTCTTCAGGAATACTTTACCATGATGATGCTCGTCGATCTGTCCGGCATGAAAGGCAATATAGCCGGCCTCAGGGTAAACCTCGAACAATGCGCCGCTTCCATGGAATTATCCGTTACCCTTCAGCATGAGGAAGTATTCAAATCCATGCACAGAATCGATTGA